The genomic stretch TAAAGACCTCCTCACACTTCGAAGGGGACATTGGACCATAGAGAACAAACTCCATTGGACACGAGACGTCGTTTTCCGAGAAGATGCCTCACAGGTCCGAACCGCAGCAATACCCCAAATCATGGCAGCTTTACGCAATACAGTCCTTTCTGTTTTCCGGTTCAATGGCTATACAAAGATCACGCAAACTCTGCGATGCTTCGCAGAAAAACCTAAACTCGCAGTTAAACTCATTCAATGAAGATTCTTAAAACTAAATGGCTCTGCAATTATCACAGTGTCAAGAATCACGCCAACGATACCCCGCCCGAGCGGTTGAAATCTCTGAGGATCAAAAACCACCGCTACGATAACGCAAAGAAAAGCCAGCATCAGCTGACTTTTGAATCGCGTTTTGAACGTGGATCGTTTGCTCATGATTCACCTATAGGTACTATTCGTATAGCCGTCCTTCAAAGGTTCGCGGCGGTTTGACTGTCTCAGTGTCCCAGAGATGGAGGAATCTGTCGAAGCACCGGCTTGCCAATATCTGCCCATCGGGAGAAAACGCTACGCCTCGACTCGACAGGGCAAATACCTCATGAGGCATTCGCAAGACAAGCCCCACATGGTACACCACGACATTTAAAGAGTTTAATAGACTCTCCATCCCCACGATATTTGACATATTCACCAATATCTGGATTTTGTTTTTGCCACGGTTTGTTCCAA from Candidatus Poribacteria bacterium encodes the following:
- a CDS encoding ISAs1 family transposase: MLTTRTLRASTLLNEHLNWPGLAQVYEYQTHRKHLATGEITHDTQYGITSLTSEKATAKDLLTLRRGHWTIENKLHWTRDVVFREDASQVRTAAIPQIMAALRNTVLSVFRFNGYTKITQTLRCFAEKPKLAVKLIQ